The DNA window TCTTTTGGCGGGGAATTTCGTGCAAATCGAAAACAGTCGCGCTGCGGTAAGAGGGGACAAGGTTTCTTTTCGCCTGCTCAAGGTGGGCGGCGTTTGACAGCCAATCGCGCAAGCGGTGAAGGCGAAACCAAGGCGCGGGCACACAGCCCCACAACCCTCAAGTCCGAACATCCGCCGGGGCCAGAGCCCTTTTGCGAACCTTTCAACGCGATATTGAGGAGGTTGCCATGCCACGCACCCTGTCACATTTCGGGCTTCGCCCACTACTCTTTCTCCTGCTGCTGCTCGCGGCGCTCAGCCTTACCGGCACAAGCCACGCTTCCGGTGAAGCCGCACCCAAGGAAGGCATTTTGCTGGTGGCCTTTGGAACCAGCGTTCCCGAGGCTCAGCCCGCCTTCAAGGCTGTGGATGCGGAATTCAAAAAAGCTTTCCCCGGCGCGCCTGTGGTCTGGGCCTACACTTCACAGATCATCCGTAAAAAACTGGCCGAACAGGGTCAGCCTGTGGGCGGCATCAGCGACGGCTTGGCCCAGTTGGCCAAGGACGGCGTGAAAGTTGTGCGCGTGCAGTCGCTGCACGTTTTGGCCGGTGAGGAATTCACCGCTCTGGAACGGGCCGTGCTGCTTGACGTGAGCAAAAATCCCGGCCGCTTTGAGTCCGTATTTATGGGCCGTCCCATGCTGGAATCCAAGGGCGATGCCCAGGAACTGCTGGCTGCCATCAAGGCCGACACCAAGAGCGCCCGCGGCAAAAATACCGCCCTTGTGCTTATGGGTCACGGCCAGAGCCACGGCCGCGCCGACCTGGCATTTGAAGGCGTGTACGCTGTCTTCAAGTCCACTGACAAAAATATCCATATGGCCACTGTGGAAGGGGCGCGCAATTTTGACGACATGCTTGAAGGCCTCAAGGCCGCCAAGATCAAGCATGTGGTTATCGCTCCCCTGATGCTGGTAGCTGGCGACCACGCCCGCAACGACCTTGCAGGCGACGAGGACGATTCCTGGGCCACACAGCTCAAAAAAGCAGGAATCAAGGTTGACGCCCACCTGAAAGGCCTTGGCGAAACGCCCGGCGCTGCTGCCATTCTTGTGCGCCACGCCAAGGAAAGCACTGACGACCTGACCAAAGAACCCAGAAAGCCGTAGGGTTGCGCCCCGGCAAAGCAGGCAAAGCGTGTGCGGCAACGCCCGCACAACTGGAAATCAGAAGCAGGGCATGGCCTTGCCGCGCTGTTATAGCTGACTGATTTTCGTGCACTTCCGCACGGCGGCCCTGCTGGCCATAGCGGTGCAAAACCTGCGAAGCAGGGGTTGTCATCAAATCTGGGAAGGGCCGGAGCAAATGCTCCGGCCCTTCTGTTTTGCCCACAGAACAATACAAGACATCCTTACAGACAGGGTCTTATTGCGCAGTATTCCGCCGCCTGCTTCCTGCCCAAAGCGAGAGACACCCGCCCTCTCTTGCTGCTTGATGCAGACTTCCGATTTTTTATTGTTTTGTTGTGAAGCCGGGGGGTACACAATGCCGTTTTTTTCATGTAGCATATGTAAAATTTCAATATAAAGCGTCGGCAGTCGGGCACGATCTATCGGCGTTATCCACAGGGGAGGCCCGCATGCCCAAGCAAAGTCGCAAGATATCTCCACCGCGGCCCGCAGCCGCCCCCCGCCGCACAGCCAGAGGCGCGCGCGTTCACTCTCTGGATACTGAAAAAATCAACTGCCGCGCAGCCGAAACGCAGGCCATTTTTGCCAATGCCAAGCGAATGGCGGGCATGGTGGCGCGCACGCTGGGGCCTTTTTGCGAAGTGGCGGTACACGACTTCAGCGATCTTGAGCATTCCATCATCCATATCGAAGGCTCCCTTACCGGGCGTAATGTGGGCGCTCCTGCCACCAACATGGTTACCAAGGCGTGGCGTCAGGGCGGCGACAAGGTGCAGGACATTATAGCTTATTCCGCTACCACGCCTTCGGGGCAGACGCTCAAATCGTCCATAAGCTTTTTGCGTACCAGTGAAGGTGAAGTCATCGGAGCCGTGTGCATACACTTTGACCTCACGGATCTGGAGCGTTTTCAGGGTGTTCTGCACGCACTGCTGCGCTTTGAAAACGCCCCCGGCAAGGAAATGAGCGAGGCCTTTCCCTCCTGTTTGGGCGAAACAAGCGATGCCATCATTGAGACGGCCATTCGCAGGGCGGGCAAACACCCCGCAACCATGTCGAGAGAAGAAAAACTGAATTTTGTGCGGATAATGGATGAGGAAGGGGCCTTTCTCATCAAGGGAATGGTACAGTATCTGGCCAAGGCCATGCGGGTGTCCATCTATACCGTGTACAACTACATGCGGCAGGTCAAGGAAGATGCCCACCGCGAGGTATCAGCGAACTAGCGCAGATGCCTTTTGAAATGCATTACATTTCAAAGTTGCCGTTCAGCCGAAAAGTACGATTTTCGGCTGAACCCACACAGCGCAACGTTCAGCATTTAGCTTTTTTCAAAGGTAAAATGCTCTGGCATTTTTCGCATTCTCAAACGCACCTTGCACCACCTGCCTGGCGGGGGACTATATCACCACCACAAGCGCCATCAGCCCGCCCTGTATGGCCACTGCCGCCGCAAGGGCCAGCCACCGTGCACCGCGCCCGAGCCCGGCGGGGGGGCAGCCTGCAAACACGGCCCATGCTCCCTGCAAAACACGCTTGAGCGGCCATACCAGTGCCAGCACCAGCCATAGCAACCCCGCGCAGGTGAAATACCGAATTTCGCCTATTGCCCAAAAGCGCTCTAAAACCACGCTCAAATCTATCTGATTGGCGCTGTATGCCGTGCCTATTCCCTCAACAAGGTCCAGAACCGCTACTTCGCTGTATACGATACCCATAGCTGCAAACAGTCCTACAAGCACTACCAGCAGGAAAAAAAGCAGCCAGAATGTGTGCAGCTGCCATTGGGCATGGCTTTCTGAAAGCGTGTCCTGACGGGCTGCGGCCATATGGCGCAGTATGAGAGCAACTATCAGCACTGGCAGCGGCAACAGCCCGAGCACAGGCAGCCACAGAGCAAAGGCGCCGCCAGCCAGACAAATATATCCGGCCCAGAACAGCCCAAGCGTCAACATATTGCCTGTGAACATTGCGCCTCCAACGAAAAGTTCGCCTACTCGATAAACAGTGCTGTTCTATAGTCTCACGCCGTCTCTCTGCGGGCAAGCGCCGTGCATGCGCCAGTTCAAGCGCTTGGGCAAGCACTTGAACGCCCCGGCGGTGAACAACCGTTCAATCGCTTTGGCAAGCGACTGGCCAGGCGGCAGGACAAGCGCCGCGCATACACCTGGACCAAACATATGAGCCCCGGCGGCGCAGCGCAGCCGGCCGCCGCGTAGCAGCGTGATCTTTGCCGTGAATTACGTTTTCGATGATATGCGTATCTGCACTATACAACACCCAACGTCAATCGCCTCAGTTGTTCACGGCTCATATTGGCGCTCATGCATACGAAAAGCCGCCGCCCAGGCAGAAACCCGGACGGCGGCCATATGTATGCCAAAGCGAGAATCTTCGGCTATCCGCCGGATTCAGAAGCTATCTGCTGCTGCACAACCAGCGCGTTCACATCATCATCCACATTGTCGGCGTGCATATCATTGCTGAAGTTTGAAGCATCGCCGCCGTCGCCGCTATCGTGTTCACTTTGACCAGTAAGCCCGGCCTCGCGGTAGCCGTCGGGCATATCCTCGCTCATCGAAGTCATGAAGGGCACTGTGCTGTCAGAGTAGTTGACCACATAGTCGCTAAAATGCCCGCTGTTCAGGTAGGCGTGCAGGTCTGCCGCATCCGCAGGGCTCAACCCGTTGATGTTCACGTGAATTTCTTCAACATCAATGCTGCTCAGATTGTTTTGCAGCCATGTATCGTACTTGGCTATAAAATCGGCGTAGGAGTCGGCCTTGAGCACAAGCAGGTCATAGCCGTCGCCGCCAGTGATGCTGAGGTTGCCATGCACATTGCCGTCAACCGTCACCACATCGTCGCCATCGCCAAGATTGATGCTGCTGTTCCCTCCGGTAATATCCCCGTGGATATTCACACGCCCATCGCCAGCACCCATTATGATCTTGTTTGTACCGCCAGCGATATTGCCGTTCAACGTGAAGATGTCGTTGCCATCGCCCATGTTGAAGGTATTTGTTCCGCCGCGCAGGTTGCCGTTGATTTCGATGTTGTCGTTGCCGCTGCCGGTATTAACCGTGTTGATGTAGCCGCCGAGATCTCCGTTGAGGGTGATGCTGTCACCCTGCACATCCCCAGCCTTGCTACCGCCCTGGATAAGATTGATGCCGCCCGCATTGCCATACATGGCATAGGCCTGCCCAGCGGTTCCGGCCTTGGCTGTAATAACCACCGTGATGGCGCTGTCTGTATTTTCAATAATATTCTGGGTAGAGGTTCCCCATCCGTCACGGGTATACATGCCGTAGGCCCAGCCATCGGCGCTGCCACTGGCATCAGCAGTGATATTTACATTATTGACATTGCTGATCTTGTTGACGGCAGTGCCCCAGGCAGCATTCATGCCGAAGGCTCCTCCATGGGTATCCATATAGTCTGTAGAAAGCGTCTGCGTGCCTGTAAAGATGGCATTTATGTTCAGCGTATCATCGCCGCTGCCGCCGTTAATGATAGTTTGCCCGCCAGCTTGCGCTGCAAGGCCAATGGCCGCTGCGCCATTGTGGGCGGAAGCATTGAGGTTGATGACGTCGTCACCGTCTCCGGTGTTGATATTGGTCACGCCATAGTTGGTTGAAAAGATACTCGTACCCCAACTGGGCGCGCTGCCTGTGATGTTCAGTTCGTTGTCGCCATCGGACGTGTTGATATTGACGTTGCCGCCGTACCCCGCATAGATGCCCGTGGCCGTACCCTTGGACGAAGCGGCGTCCACAGTGGCGGAAATGTCCACATCGCCCGCATCAATATTGATATACGACTTGCCGCCCTGACCCGCCTGATTCAGGTTGCCTGAAGCCGTAAGCCCCATAGAGGTAAAGCCCGCTGGCCTGCCGCCGCTCCAGGCAACCCCTGAATAGGGGCTGCTGTAGGGTGAGGTTTCCTGATATGCTGAAGCACTGAACTTGCCGTCATCGGCAGTTTCAATATTCAGGGTTGTGCCTGCTGTGGTGCGGAATACGTTGCTCATGACAGATCCGTCTGCACCGCTGCCTGCGTAGGCTTTGGCGTCACCGCTGACATTCTGCCCGCTGATATTCACAGTGGCCTGATCTTTGACGTAAACCGCCGAAGACATATAATTGATGCTGCCGCCCGTAGACGTGCTGGAAAAATTAACGTCACCTTCAGCTTCCACATTCACGGTGGACTTGCCAGCTCCCCATATGCCCACCGCCGTCATTTCATTGCCTTCGGCGGTAAAGTTTATGTCGCGCCCGCGCACGTTGGCTGTCGCTTCATAAAAATTGCCGTTGTCGTCCTGGCCGCTTCCGGTGACCATAGCCATGGCCGTACCCGTGTCCGAGGTGGCGCTCATGTTAACGTCGCCCTTTGTGCCAGCGTCAATGGTGGAAGTTACGTCGTGCTTGAAAGCATGCGCATAGTTACCATAGGCATTGCCGTTCTCGGCCTTGGCTGAAACATC is part of the Desulfovibrio intestinalis genome and encodes:
- a CDS encoding sirohydrochlorin cobaltochelatase; its protein translation is MPRTLSHFGLRPLLFLLLLLAALSLTGTSHASGEAAPKEGILLVAFGTSVPEAQPAFKAVDAEFKKAFPGAPVVWAYTSQIIRKKLAEQGQPVGGISDGLAQLAKDGVKVVRVQSLHVLAGEEFTALERAVLLDVSKNPGRFESVFMGRPMLESKGDAQELLAAIKADTKSARGKNTALVLMGHGQSHGRADLAFEGVYAVFKSTDKNIHMATVEGARNFDDMLEGLKAAKIKHVVIAPLMLVAGDHARNDLAGDEDDSWATQLKKAGIKVDAHLKGLGETPGAAAILVRHAKESTDDLTKEPRKP
- a CDS encoding helix-turn-helix transcriptional regulator, translating into MPKQSRKISPPRPAAAPRRTARGARVHSLDTEKINCRAAETQAIFANAKRMAGMVARTLGPFCEVAVHDFSDLEHSIIHIEGSLTGRNVGAPATNMVTKAWRQGGDKVQDIIAYSATTPSGQTLKSSISFLRTSEGEVIGAVCIHFDLTDLERFQGVLHALLRFENAPGKEMSEAFPSCLGETSDAIIETAIRRAGKHPATMSREEKLNFVRIMDEEGAFLIKGMVQYLAKAMRVSIYTVYNYMRQVKEDAHREVSAN
- a CDS encoding beta strand repeat-containing protein; its protein translation is MADLVLTRPQGGQQAVVGNIAEGRIVLDFPATDATLARDGNALTFTFEGGAKISLDGFYSDYTSANTPDFIVEGQEVSGKDFFSALGQDDLMPAAGPTSAERSSHYAEHADASLDSGIDHLGGLDWGMQTAGVAADTLAADSLLARDGSGPDGNDGLTPMPPTPPTPPAPSGYHTRLVVGADASQPMVFQAIDENGNLVTDPSQLSLNFAGGSSAYFNAPVVDPVTGLITITLTAAGQAALAAGNKFDSVLEVTVGGKTYNMDLLGNDSSSYDYVQREGETDLGGPLKGEWYSSHGKVVDEESIKLGGDSYNNALVEHSKTSGNAYGTRNTDINFAHDTEGKIDVSAKAENGNAYGNYAHAFKHDVTSTIDAGTKGDVNMSATSDTGTAMAMVTGSGQDDNGNFYEATANVRGRDINFTAEGNEMTAVGIWGAGKSTVNVEAEGDVNFSSTSTGGSINYMSSAVYVKDQATVNISGQNVSGDAKAYAGSGADGSVMSNVFRTTAGTTLNIETADDGKFSASAYQETSPYSSPYSGVAWSGGRPAGFTSMGLTASGNLNQAGQGGKSYINIDAGDVDISATVDAASSKGTATGIYAGYGGNVNINTSDGDNELNITGSAPSWGTSIFSTNYGVTNINTGDGDDVINLNASAHNGAAAIGLAAQAGGQTIINGGSGDDTLNINAIFTGTQTLSTDYMDTHGGAFGMNAAWGTAVNKISNVNNVNITADASGSADGWAYGMYTRDGWGTSTQNIIENTDSAITVVITAKAGTAGQAYAMYGNAGGINLIQGGSKAGDVQGDSITLNGDLGGYINTVNTGSGNDNIEINGNLRGGTNTFNMGDGNDIFTLNGNIAGGTNKIIMGAGDGRVNIHGDITGGNSSINLGDGDDVVTVDGNVHGNLSITGGDGYDLLVLKADSYADFIAKYDTWLQNNLSSIDVEEIHVNINGLSPADAADLHAYLNSGHFSDYVVNYSDSTVPFMTSMSEDMPDGYREAGLTGQSEHDSGDGGDASNFSNDMHADNVDDDVNALVVQQQIASESGG